In Streptomyces dangxiongensis, one DNA window encodes the following:
- a CDS encoding ATP-binding protein, whose amino-acid sequence MTAPPVRPPTLTQRLSPTPRGARLARRLALAQLDDWGIPPDSGTAEAVAVIVAELAANAVTHGRVPGRDFELRIALVTGSVRIEVSDTLVERRPPDPGDVPEPASLAETGRGLVLVDALADRWEVVDREPPGKTVRAEVDVPRWLSIAATGLNHRPDGASA is encoded by the coding sequence ATGACAGCACCACCGGTCCGTCCGCCCACGCTCACGCAACGTCTCAGCCCCACTCCCCGAGGCGCTCGCCTGGCAAGGCGGCTCGCGCTCGCCCAACTCGACGACTGGGGCATCCCGCCCGACTCCGGCACGGCCGAGGCCGTCGCCGTGATCGTCGCCGAGCTGGCCGCCAACGCCGTGACCCACGGGCGCGTGCCGGGGCGCGACTTCGAGCTGCGGATCGCTCTCGTCACCGGAAGTGTCCGGATCGAGGTCAGTGACACTCTCGTCGAACGGCGCCCGCCCGATCCGGGGGACGTACCCGAGCCCGCGTCCCTCGCGGAGACGGGGCGTGGGCTCGTGCTGGTGGACGCGCTGGCCGACCGGTGGGAGGTGGTCGACCGCGAGCCGCCGGGCAAGACCGTACGGGCCGAGGTCGATGTGCCGCGCTGGCTGTCCATCGCTGCCACCGGCCTGAACCACCGGCCCGACGGCGCGTCCGCCTGA
- a CDS encoding helix-turn-helix domain-containing protein, which translates to MVDGRAGSEPESSDSMRTFGAVVQALREYHRLSREELGRHVGYSKHTVASVELGRRMPDADFIEAAEGVLGNTGALRRAAGHLVRQPGLASWFQRWAALEKAAIHLFNYECRMIPGLLQTEAYARQLFADELPPLTDAQIEATWAARAKRQRLLRERPNTAFNFIIEEHALLRHTGGVAVTRDAVDRILDIAQLRNVEIQVMPLLQRSHAGLHGPIALLETPKNKWFAYSEGQESGQFISDVKVISTLQSRYARIRSQALTIADSVSLLQRIRGDL; encoded by the coding sequence GTGGTCGATGGTCGCGCGGGCAGCGAGCCGGAGTCGTCGGACAGCATGCGGACGTTCGGGGCGGTCGTTCAAGCGCTGCGGGAGTATCACCGGCTGAGCCGGGAGGAACTCGGCCGGCATGTCGGATACTCCAAACACACCGTCGCCTCGGTGGAACTGGGCCGTCGGATGCCGGACGCGGACTTCATCGAGGCGGCGGAAGGGGTGCTGGGAAACACGGGGGCACTGCGGAGGGCGGCGGGGCATCTGGTGCGGCAACCGGGATTGGCCTCATGGTTCCAGCGATGGGCCGCGCTGGAGAAGGCCGCCATCCACCTCTTCAACTACGAGTGCAGGATGATCCCCGGCCTGTTGCAGACGGAGGCGTACGCACGCCAACTGTTCGCCGACGAGTTGCCTCCGCTGACCGATGCTCAGATCGAGGCGACATGGGCCGCCCGAGCAAAACGTCAGCGCCTGCTGCGGGAACGGCCGAACACCGCGTTCAACTTCATCATCGAGGAGCACGCCCTCCTCCGCCACACAGGTGGCGTGGCGGTCACGCGTGACGCCGTCGACCGCATCCTCGACATCGCGCAACTGCGCAACGTGGAGATCCAGGTCATGCCGCTCCTTCAGAGGTCACACGCAGGACTGCACGGGCCGATCGCCTTGCTGGAGACCCCGAAGAACAAGTGGTTCGCGTACAGCGAGGGACAGGAGAGCGGTCAGTTCATCTCCGATGTGAAGGTGATCAGCACACTCCAGAGCAGGTATGCCAGGATTCGTTCGCAGGCTCTCACCATCGCGGACTCCGTGAGCCTGTTGCAGCGGATTCGAGGAGACCTATGA
- a CDS encoding DUF4360 domain-containing protein — translation MAGGLLLSGAVAALLTTALPAQSPSSVFDDPPPDKIVIDVATVNGSGCPAGTAAVAVAPDNTAFTVTYSAYLAQAGGNSDPTAFRKNCQLNLVVHVPQGFTYAIASADYRGFASLQRGATATQKASYYFQGSSSTVPRTHPFNGPYNDDWQAGDSTDWAQLVWAPCGVLRNFNINTELRVNAGTAAPDKVSFMTMDSTDGDISTVYHMAWKNCPKA, via the coding sequence ATGGCTGGTGGCCTCCTCCTGAGCGGTGCCGTGGCCGCTCTCCTCACCACCGCACTGCCCGCCCAGAGCCCCTCCTCCGTGTTCGACGACCCGCCCCCGGACAAGATCGTCATCGACGTGGCGACGGTCAACGGCTCGGGCTGCCCGGCCGGCACGGCCGCCGTGGCGGTCGCACCGGACAACACGGCCTTCACCGTCACCTACAGCGCCTACCTGGCCCAGGCCGGCGGCAACTCCGACCCCACGGCTTTCCGCAAGAACTGCCAGCTCAACCTGGTGGTCCACGTCCCCCAGGGCTTCACCTACGCGATAGCCAGCGCGGACTACCGCGGCTTCGCCTCGCTCCAGCGGGGCGCCACGGCCACGCAGAAGGCGTCGTACTACTTCCAGGGCTCCTCCAGCACCGTGCCCCGGACCCACCCGTTCAACGGCCCCTACAACGACGACTGGCAGGCCGGCGACTCCACCGACTGGGCCCAACTGGTCTGGGCGCCCTGCGGGGTGCTGCGCAACTTCAACATCAACACCGAGCTGCGGGTGAACGCCGGCACCGCGGCCCCCGACAAGGTCAGCTTCATGACGATGGACTCGACCGACGGGGACATCAGCACGGTGTACCACATGGCCTGGAAGAACTGCCCGAAGGCCTGA
- the mmsB gene encoding multiple monosaccharide ABC transporter permease, with product MSTDVTAKTPAPAPPGKSGGQASGGLLHLILDGLRNNMRQYGMLIALGLIVILFSVWTGGDLLLPRNVSNLVLQNSHILILAIGMMLVIIAGHIDLSVGSLTAFTGAFAAVLTVEHGVSWPIALVLCLLVGAVAGAVQGFMIAYLGIPSFIVTLAGMLIFRGLTEIFLQGQTLGPFPDGLQKMGNGFLPETGPDTNYHNLTLLLGLALIVFTVLREIRDRRRQQEFSLDVLPGNIFLLKLVAITAAILVVTMLLASYKGAPIVLIILGVLVVGYGYVMRNAVFGRHIYAIGGNLPAAKLSGVKDKKVTFYVFLNMGVLAALAGLVVAARLNAASPKAGLNFELEAIASSFIGGASMSGGVGTVLGAIIGGLVLGVLNNGMNLLSVGTDWQQVIKGLALLVAVGFDVWNKRKSGS from the coding sequence ATGAGCACGGACGTGACCGCCAAGACCCCGGCACCGGCGCCGCCCGGGAAGAGCGGCGGCCAGGCCTCCGGCGGCCTGCTGCACCTGATCCTCGACGGCCTGCGCAACAACATGCGGCAGTACGGCATGCTGATCGCGCTCGGCCTGATCGTGATCCTGTTCTCGGTGTGGACCGGCGGCGACCTGCTGCTGCCGCGCAACGTCTCCAACCTGGTGCTCCAGAACAGCCACATCCTGATCCTCGCGATCGGCATGATGCTGGTGATCATCGCGGGCCACATCGACCTGTCGGTCGGCTCGCTGACGGCGTTCACCGGCGCGTTCGCGGCCGTCCTCACGGTGGAGCACGGCGTGTCCTGGCCCATCGCCCTGGTGCTGTGCCTGCTGGTGGGCGCGGTGGCCGGCGCGGTACAGGGCTTCATGATCGCCTACCTCGGCATACCCTCGTTCATCGTCACCCTCGCCGGGATGCTGATCTTCCGCGGCCTGACCGAGATCTTCCTTCAGGGCCAGACCCTCGGCCCGTTCCCGGACGGGCTCCAGAAGATGGGCAACGGCTTCCTGCCGGAGACCGGTCCGGACACGAACTACCACAACCTCACCCTGCTGCTGGGCCTCGCCCTGATCGTCTTCACGGTCCTGCGGGAGATCCGCGACCGGCGGCGCCAGCAGGAGTTCTCCCTCGACGTGCTGCCGGGCAACATCTTCCTGCTCAAGCTCGTCGCCATCACCGCCGCGATCCTCGTCGTCACGATGCTGCTCGCCAGCTACAAGGGCGCCCCCATCGTGCTGATCATCCTCGGCGTGCTGGTGGTCGGCTACGGCTACGTCATGCGCAACGCCGTCTTCGGCCGCCACATCTACGCCATCGGCGGCAACCTGCCGGCGGCCAAGCTGTCCGGCGTGAAGGACAAGAAGGTCACCTTCTACGTCTTCCTGAACATGGGCGTGCTCGCGGCCCTGGCGGGTCTGGTGGTCGCCGCCCGCCTGAACGCGGCCTCGCCGAAGGCGGGCCTCAACTTCGAACTCGAGGCCATCGCCTCGTCGTTCATCGGTGGCGCGTCCATGAGCGGCGGTGTCGGCACCGTCCTCGGCGCCATCATCGGCGGTCTCGTCCTCGGCGTGCTGAACAACGGCATGAACCTCCTCAGCGTCGGAACCGACTGGCAGCAGGTCATCAAGGGCCTGGCCCTGCTGGTGGCGGTCGGGTTCGACGTGTGGAACAAGCGCAAGTCCGGTTCGTAA
- a CDS encoding DUF397 domain-containing protein, producing the protein MSNPELAWFKSSYSSGSGDNCIEVAHTPTTIHIRDSKAEEGPQLALSPAAWSAFVGHAGK; encoded by the coding sequence ATGAGCAACCCCGAACTGGCGTGGTTCAAGAGCAGCTACAGCAGCGGCTCCGGTGACAACTGCATCGAGGTCGCCCACACCCCCACCACCATCCACATCCGCGACTCCAAAGCCGAGGAAGGCCCCCAGTTGGCCCTCTCCCCCGCCGCCTGGTCGGCCTTCGTCGGCCACGCCGGGAAGTGA
- a CDS encoding RrF2 family transcriptional regulator — translation MRISARADYAVRAVLELAVRQGDGPVKAEQIAAVQDIPHKFLEGILGDLRRAGIVDSRRGGGGGYRLAGDAAAITVADVIRSVDGPIVSVRGERPTGLAYTGTAQPLLPLWIALRANVRRVLEGVTLADLAADALPEPVRALAAEPAAWENP, via the coding sequence ATGAGGATCTCGGCGCGGGCGGATTACGCGGTACGGGCGGTGCTGGAGCTGGCCGTACGGCAGGGTGACGGCCCGGTGAAGGCCGAGCAGATCGCCGCCGTACAGGACATCCCGCACAAGTTCCTGGAGGGCATCCTGGGCGACCTGCGGCGGGCCGGGATCGTGGACAGCCGGCGCGGCGGGGGCGGCGGCTACCGGCTCGCCGGGGACGCGGCGGCGATCACCGTGGCGGACGTCATCCGCTCGGTCGACGGCCCGATCGTCTCGGTACGCGGCGAACGCCCGACCGGCCTCGCCTACACCGGTACGGCCCAGCCCCTGCTGCCCCTGTGGATCGCCCTGCGCGCCAACGTCCGCCGCGTCCTGGAGGGCGTCACCCTCGCCGACCTCGCCGCGGACGCCCTGCCCGAACCGGTCCGGGCGCTCGCGGCGGAACCGGCGGCCTGGGAGAACCCCTAG
- a CDS encoding beta-galactosidase, whose protein sequence is MALSRRTFSALTGSAALGLAMGGSGGPGAPSAYAGGGVPAGPAPAPPGADGVRHTVGHDRRSLLVDGRRLVVWSGEMHPFRLPSPSLWRDVLQKMRAHGFNAVSIYVAWNYHSPAPGRYDFTGVRDLGLFLRTAAETGLYVILRPGPYINAEVDGGGFPGWLTAAKGTARTDDPAYLAHVDEWLGQVNRIAREHLFTRGTGTVLLYQIENEYDAHVSEAAGRNYMSHLYRKVRADGIDVPLFHNDKGRNGYWVPGSFDTGGERDGWLYGFDGYPSPSQTPPDWGHYGPGGPKGGSTASPSTPGFVPEFGGGWFDPWGGAWFDGKGYAESRRTRDAAYERRFYLTNLANGLTLHNVYMTFGGTSWGWLPAPVVYTSYDYGAAIDEGRNVTAKTAPLHQLGHLLQRVPAFAGLDRAADVRAEGLKVYHLTDRHTGTHVYVARNDGTDDVTTDLPTDAGRLRITVPGKDAKLFTTGLPLGARTLKYATAAPMLCLTAGRQDIAVFAGRRGEMAELVLRCPAEPYVQRLDPEAAWVYDRDELHVNAPLGKAGLTRVLVRKGETDTPLLLLFADDATSLRLFPYDTPSGTLLVYGPALLRHAEVRGSEVRLTGDLTEAAGLEVWGPRGIDTLVWNGRRQATRVTLSGSVKTTGVLPAVPEVRLPELGGWRMRTENPEAGPGFDDSKWRAADRTSSYSTTAVPAGQPVLFADDYGFHYGDVWYRGTLTGTTGVEEVSLAYSTGTQGLLMAWLDGEPLGTHRMPVPDKEVTIRKGTWTDTAVFPVRARLRSPGRHVLSVLVRRMQHDQDGRSLDTHKAARGLTAVTFEGASPRVRWRIQGEGAPDPVRGPMNNGGLYGEREGWHLPGFQDRDWEKVTFPRAVRRQGVTWYRTAFRLSVPADVDASVGLTLEDDPYRAYRAQIFLNGWNLGQYINNVGPQHTFVLPNGILRTRGTNTLALAVLSEFTTLSGPGSVRLTLLGAASGGVPVTPV, encoded by the coding sequence TTGGCGCTCAGCAGACGTACCTTCAGTGCCCTGACCGGCTCGGCCGCGCTCGGTCTCGCCATGGGCGGCAGCGGCGGCCCGGGGGCGCCCTCGGCGTACGCGGGCGGCGGTGTGCCGGCCGGCCCGGCGCCGGCCCCGCCGGGCGCGGACGGTGTCCGGCACACCGTCGGCCACGACCGCCGCTCGCTGCTCGTGGACGGGCGGCGGCTGGTGGTGTGGTCCGGGGAGATGCATCCCTTCCGGCTGCCCAGCCCCTCCCTGTGGCGGGACGTGCTCCAGAAGATGCGGGCTCACGGCTTCAACGCGGTGAGCATCTACGTGGCCTGGAACTACCACTCCCCCGCGCCGGGCCGGTACGACTTCACCGGCGTCCGGGACCTCGGCCTGTTCCTGCGCACGGCCGCCGAGACCGGGCTGTACGTCATCCTGCGGCCGGGCCCGTACATCAACGCCGAGGTCGACGGCGGCGGCTTCCCCGGCTGGCTGACGGCGGCGAAGGGCACGGCCCGCACCGACGACCCGGCCTATCTCGCCCACGTCGACGAGTGGCTGGGCCAGGTGAACCGGATCGCCCGCGAGCACCTGTTCACGCGGGGCACGGGGACGGTCCTGCTCTACCAGATCGAGAACGAGTACGACGCCCATGTGAGCGAGGCCGCCGGCCGGAACTACATGTCCCACCTGTACCGGAAGGTGCGGGCCGACGGGATCGACGTACCCCTGTTCCACAACGACAAGGGGCGCAACGGGTACTGGGTGCCCGGGTCGTTCGACACCGGCGGGGAACGGGACGGCTGGCTGTACGGGTTCGACGGGTATCCCTCGCCCTCCCAGACCCCGCCGGACTGGGGGCACTACGGGCCCGGCGGGCCGAAGGGCGGGTCCACGGCGTCGCCGTCCACGCCCGGGTTCGTGCCCGAGTTCGGGGGCGGCTGGTTCGACCCGTGGGGCGGGGCCTGGTTCGACGGAAAGGGGTACGCCGAGTCGCGGCGCACCCGCGACGCGGCCTACGAGCGCCGCTTCTACCTGACCAACCTCGCCAACGGGCTCACCCTCCACAACGTGTACATGACCTTCGGCGGCACGTCGTGGGGCTGGCTGCCCGCACCCGTCGTCTACACCTCGTACGACTACGGCGCCGCCATCGACGAGGGCCGCAACGTCACCGCCAAGACGGCCCCGCTGCACCAGCTCGGGCACCTGCTGCAACGCGTGCCCGCCTTCGCCGGGCTGGACCGGGCGGCCGATGTGCGGGCCGAGGGCCTGAAGGTCTACCACCTCACCGACCGGCACACCGGCACCCATGTGTACGTCGCCCGCAACGACGGCACGGACGACGTCACCACCGACCTGCCGACCGACGCCGGCCGCCTGCGGATCACCGTGCCCGGCAAGGACGCCAAGCTGTTCACCACGGGGCTGCCGCTGGGCGCTCGGACCCTGAAGTACGCCACCGCCGCGCCGATGCTGTGCCTGACGGCGGGCCGCCAGGACATCGCCGTGTTCGCCGGCCGGCGCGGCGAGATGGCCGAGCTGGTGCTGAGGTGCCCGGCCGAGCCGTACGTGCAGCGGCTCGACCCGGAGGCCGCCTGGGTCTACGACCGGGACGAACTCCACGTGAACGCCCCGCTCGGGAAGGCCGGCCTGACCCGGGTCCTGGTGCGGAAGGGCGAGACCGACACCCCGCTGCTGCTGCTCTTCGCCGACGACGCCACCAGCCTCCGCCTCTTCCCGTACGACACCCCGTCCGGCACCCTGCTCGTGTACGGGCCGGCCCTGCTGCGCCACGCCGAGGTGCGCGGCTCCGAGGTCCGTCTGACCGGTGACCTCACCGAGGCGGCCGGCCTGGAGGTGTGGGGTCCGCGCGGGATCGACACCCTGGTGTGGAACGGGCGCAGGCAGGCCACCCGGGTCACCCTCTCCGGCAGCGTGAAGACCACCGGTGTGCTGCCGGCCGTCCCCGAGGTGCGGCTGCCCGAGCTGGGCGGCTGGCGGATGCGCACGGAGAACCCGGAGGCGGGCCCCGGCTTCGACGACTCGAAGTGGCGGGCCGCGGACAGGACGTCGTCGTACAGCACCACGGCCGTCCCGGCCGGGCAGCCGGTGCTGTTCGCCGACGACTACGGCTTCCACTACGGAGACGTCTGGTACCGGGGCACGCTCACCGGCACCACCGGCGTCGAGGAGGTCTCGCTCGCCTACAGCACCGGCACCCAGGGCCTGCTGATGGCCTGGCTGGACGGCGAACCGCTCGGCACCCACCGCATGCCCGTACCCGACAAGGAGGTGACGATCCGCAAGGGCACCTGGACGGACACGGCGGTCTTCCCGGTGCGCGCGCGGCTGCGCTCCCCCGGCCGGCACGTGCTGTCCGTCCTCGTCCGGCGCATGCAGCACGACCAGGACGGCAGGTCCCTCGACACGCACAAGGCGGCACGCGGACTGACGGCCGTCACCTTCGAAGGCGCGTCCCCGAGGGTGCGGTGGCGCATCCAGGGCGAGGGCGCGCCCGACCCGGTGCGCGGGCCGATGAACAACGGCGGTCTGTACGGGGAGCGGGAGGGCTGGCACCTGCCCGGCTTCCAGGACCGGGACTGGGAGAAGGTGACCTTCCCGCGCGCCGTGCGACGGCAGGGCGTCACCTGGTACCGGACCGCCTTCCGGCTGTCGGTGCCGGCCGACGTCGACGCCTCCGTGGGGCTGACCCTGGAGGACGACCCGTACCGCGCCTACCGTGCGCAGATCTTCCTCAACGGCTGGAACCTGGGGCAGTACATCAACAACGTGGGCCCGCAGCACACCTTCGTCCTGCCCAACGGCATCCTGCGCACCCGGGGCACCAACACCCTCGCGCTGGCGGTCCTCTCGGAGTTCACCACGCTGTCGGGGCCGGGGTCGGTGCGGCTGACGCTGCTGGGCGCGGCGTCGGGCGGAGTGCCGGTCACGCCCGTCTGA
- the chvE gene encoding multiple monosaccharide ABC transporter substrate-binding protein, with the protein MRNRRAALAATAAAASLALTLTACGQSGEGGSKEKPGDAKGATIGIAMPTKSSERWISDGKNVVRDLEAKGYKTKLVYGEDDPEQQVSEIENLITQGVKGLIVAAIDNKSLNSVLQQAADANIPVISYDRLILGTKNVDYYASFDNEKVGRLQGSYIVHKLGLDSGKKGPFNIELFAGSNDDNNTRYFFNGAMSVLKPYMDKKQLVVRSGQTALNKVVTLRWDGATAQRRMDDILTSSYKSERVDAVLSPYDGISIGILSALKSDGYGSGSKPLPVITGQDAELASVKSIIGGQQTQTVYKDLRKLAEVASTMVDDALKGKKPQVNDVKSYDNGSKVVPAYLLQPVSVDKTNYEDVLVKGGYYTAAQLK; encoded by the coding sequence ATGCGCAACCGCAGAGCCGCACTCGCCGCGACAGCCGCGGCCGCCTCACTCGCCCTGACCCTGACCGCCTGCGGGCAGAGCGGCGAGGGCGGCAGCAAGGAGAAGCCCGGCGACGCCAAGGGCGCCACCATCGGCATCGCGATGCCGACCAAGTCCTCCGAGCGCTGGATATCCGACGGCAAGAACGTCGTGAGGGATCTGGAGGCCAAGGGTTACAAGACCAAGCTGGTCTACGGCGAGGACGACCCCGAGCAGCAGGTCTCGGAGATAGAGAACCTGATCACACAGGGCGTCAAGGGCCTGATCGTCGCGGCCATCGACAACAAGTCCCTGAACAGCGTGCTCCAGCAGGCCGCGGACGCGAACATCCCGGTCATCTCCTACGACCGGCTGATCCTCGGCACCAAGAACGTCGACTACTACGCCTCCTTCGACAACGAGAAGGTCGGCAGGCTCCAGGGCTCGTACATCGTGCACAAGCTCGGCCTGGACAGCGGCAAGAAGGGCCCGTTCAACATCGAGCTGTTCGCCGGCTCCAACGACGACAACAACACCCGGTACTTCTTCAACGGCGCGATGAGCGTCCTGAAGCCGTACATGGACAAGAAGCAGCTCGTCGTCCGGTCCGGCCAGACCGCGCTCAACAAGGTCGTCACCCTGCGCTGGGACGGCGCCACGGCCCAGCGGCGCATGGACGACATCCTCACCTCCTCGTACAAGAGCGAGCGGGTCGACGCGGTCCTCTCGCCCTACGACGGCATCTCCATCGGCATCCTGTCCGCGCTGAAGTCGGACGGCTACGGCTCCGGGAGCAAGCCGCTGCCGGTGATCACCGGCCAGGACGCCGAACTCGCCTCCGTGAAGTCGATCATCGGCGGGCAGCAGACGCAGACCGTCTACAAGGACCTCCGCAAGCTCGCCGAGGTGGCCTCCACGATGGTCGACGACGCCCTGAAGGGCAAGAAGCCGCAGGTCAACGACGTCAAGTCCTACGACAACGGCAGCAAGGTCGTCCCCGCCTACCTGCTCCAGCCGGTCAGTGTCGACAAGACCAACTACGAGGACGTGCTCGTCAAGGGCGGCTACTACACGGCCGCCCAGCTCAAGTAG
- the mmsA gene encoding multiple monosaccharide ABC transporter ATP-binding protein, whose translation MAGPVLEMRSIVKTFPGVTALSDVTLTVRQGEVHAICGENGAGKSTLMKVLSGVHPYGSYEGDVLFEGEPCRFKDIRASEQHGIVIIHQELALVPYLSVAENIFLGNEHATRGFINWNDTLRHATELLRRVGLSDHPKTRVADIGVGKQQLVEIAKALSKKVKLLILDEPTAALNDEDSDKLLDLILELKKQGITSIIISHKLGEIRKVADSVTIIRDGHSIETLDVKSAQTTEDRIISGMVGRDLDHRFPQRTAHEAQEGTAPALEIRDWTVHHPIDQQRKVVDQVSLKVRRGEIVGIAGLMGAGRTELAMSVFGRSYGRYAGGTVLKDGTEIRTRTVPEAIGHGIAYVTEDRKHYGLNLIDTINRNISLTSLRKVARRGVVDEHEERRVAERFRTSMNIKAPTVFEPVGKLSGGNQQKVVLSKWIFAGPDVLILDEPTRGIDVGAKFEIYTVIDQLAAEGKAVVFISSELPELLGMCDRIYTMAAGRLTGEFSRAEASQESLMRQMTKDKEVTR comes from the coding sequence ATGGCGGGACCCGTCCTGGAAATGCGCTCGATCGTCAAGACCTTCCCCGGTGTCACAGCGCTCTCGGACGTCACGCTGACGGTACGTCAGGGCGAGGTCCACGCCATCTGCGGTGAGAACGGCGCCGGGAAGTCCACCCTGATGAAGGTGCTCTCCGGCGTCCACCCGTACGGCAGTTACGAGGGCGACGTCCTCTTCGAGGGCGAGCCCTGCCGCTTCAAGGACATCCGGGCGAGCGAGCAGCACGGCATCGTCATCATCCACCAGGAGCTGGCGCTGGTGCCGTACCTCTCCGTCGCGGAGAACATCTTCCTCGGCAACGAGCACGCCACGCGCGGCTTCATCAACTGGAACGACACCCTCAGGCACGCCACCGAACTGCTGCGCCGGGTCGGTCTGAGCGACCATCCGAAGACCCGCGTCGCCGACATCGGCGTGGGCAAGCAGCAGCTCGTGGAGATCGCCAAGGCACTGTCCAAGAAGGTGAAGCTGCTCATCCTGGACGAGCCGACGGCCGCCCTGAACGACGAGGACAGCGACAAACTCCTCGACCTGATCCTGGAGCTGAAGAAGCAGGGCATCACCTCGATCATCATCTCCCACAAGCTGGGCGAGATCCGCAAGGTCGCCGACTCGGTGACGATCATCCGCGACGGGCACTCCATCGAGACGCTCGACGTGAAGTCGGCGCAGACGACCGAGGACCGGATCATCAGCGGCATGGTCGGCCGCGACCTCGACCACCGCTTTCCCCAGCGCACCGCGCACGAGGCGCAGGAGGGCACGGCCCCGGCGCTGGAGATCCGCGACTGGACCGTGCACCACCCGATCGACCAGCAGCGCAAGGTGGTCGACCAGGTGTCGCTCAAGGTGCGGCGCGGGGAGATCGTCGGCATCGCGGGCCTCATGGGCGCCGGCCGCACCGAACTCGCCATGAGCGTCTTCGGGCGCTCCTACGGCCGGTACGCGGGCGGCACGGTCCTCAAGGACGGCACGGAGATCCGTACCCGGACCGTCCCCGAGGCCATCGGGCACGGCATCGCCTACGTCACCGAGGACCGCAAGCACTACGGCCTCAACCTCATCGACACCATCAACCGCAACATCTCGCTGACCTCCCTGCGCAAGGTGGCCCGGCGCGGTGTGGTCGACGAGCACGAGGAGCGGCGGGTCGCCGAACGGTTCCGCACCTCGATGAACATCAAGGCGCCGACCGTCTTCGAGCCGGTGGGCAAACTCTCGGGCGGCAACCAGCAGAAGGTCGTCCTCAGCAAATGGATCTTCGCGGGTCCCGACGTGCTGATCCTGGACGAGCCGACGCGCGGCATCGACGTCGGCGCCAAGTTCGAGATCTACACGGTCATCGACCAACTGGCGGCCGAAGGCAAGGCGGTCGTCTTCATCTCCTCCGAGCTGCCGGAGCTGCTCGGCATGTGCGACCGCATCTACACGATGGCCGCGGGGCGGCTGACCGGCGAGTTCTCACGGGCCGAGGCATCCCAGGAATCGCTGATGCGCCAGATGACGAAGGACAAAGAGGTAACCCGATGA
- a CDS encoding aldose epimerase family protein, with protein MELNRRTVIAGAAAAGLAATTLGTGSAQAAASGRKPVREPFGTLTDGTKVHRWSLENGGTRLKVLSYGGIVQSLQTPDRHGRHADIVAGFDDIADYEAKSPYFGALIGRYGNRIGKGRFTLDGTSHQLSVNDGVNHLHGGAKGFDKHVWDVEPFTEGSDVGLHLHYTSVDGEMGYPGTLRTKVTYTLTRHGDWRITYEATTDRATIVNLTSHVYWNLAGEGSGTIEDHELTIAASRYTPTDSGLIPTGELAGVAGTPFDFRRGKPIGRDLRAGHEQQVQAKGYDHNWVLDKGITARPEHIATLRDPRSGRTLRIATDQPGLQFYSGNFLDGTLTGTGGRTYRQGDALCLETQHFPDSPNHPHFPSTVLRPGQPYRTTTIHTFGA; from the coding sequence ATGGAACTGAACAGACGCACGGTCATCGCAGGCGCCGCCGCAGCGGGCCTCGCCGCCACCACCCTCGGCACGGGCAGCGCCCAGGCCGCCGCCTCGGGCCGCAAACCCGTCCGGGAACCCTTCGGCACGCTCACCGACGGCACGAAGGTCCACCGCTGGTCGCTGGAGAACGGCGGCACCCGGCTGAAGGTGCTGTCGTACGGCGGCATCGTCCAGTCGCTCCAGACACCGGACCGGCACGGCCGCCACGCCGACATCGTCGCCGGCTTCGACGACATCGCCGACTACGAGGCGAAGAGCCCGTACTTCGGCGCCCTGATAGGCCGCTACGGCAACCGCATCGGCAAGGGCCGGTTCACGCTGGACGGCACGAGCCACCAGTTGTCCGTCAACGACGGCGTCAATCACCTGCACGGCGGCGCCAAGGGCTTCGACAAGCACGTGTGGGACGTCGAGCCGTTCACCGAGGGCTCCGACGTCGGACTGCACCTCCACTACACCAGCGTCGACGGCGAGATGGGCTACCCGGGCACCCTCAGGACGAAGGTGACGTACACCCTCACCCGGCACGGCGACTGGCGCATCACCTACGAGGCCACCACCGACCGGGCCACCATCGTCAACCTCACCAGCCACGTGTACTGGAACCTGGCCGGCGAGGGCAGCGGCACGATCGAGGACCACGAGCTGACGATCGCCGCCTCCCGCTACACCCCCACCGACTCCGGCCTGATCCCCACCGGCGAGCTGGCCGGGGTCGCGGGCACCCCCTTCGACTTCCGCCGGGGCAAGCCGATCGGCCGGGACCTGCGGGCGGGCCACGAGCAGCAGGTGCAGGCCAAGGGGTACGACCACAACTGGGTCCTGGACAAGGGCATCACCGCCCGGCCCGAGCACATCGCCACGCTCCGCGACCCGCGCTCCGGCCGCACCCTGAGGATCGCCACCGACCAGCCGGGCCTCCAGTTCTACTCCGGCAACTTCCTCGACGGCACCCTGACCGGCACCGGTGGCCGCACCTACCGCCAGGGCGACGCGCTCTGCCTGGAGACCCAGCACTTCCCGGACTCGCCGAACCACCCGCACTTCCCGTCGACGGTGCTCCGGCCGGGGCAGCCGTACCGCACGACGACGATCCACACGTTCGGGGCGTGA